A region of Bacteroidales bacterium DNA encodes the following proteins:
- a CDS encoding O-antigen ligase family protein, producing the protein MQITYKKILIEKINYYIVLLLAFWLPLYKPAIPYIIAALLVSWILEGGFKQKFSNVKWNKNLIIFILFYLIHLIGLLYSKNFNSGLFDVQLKLSLIIFPVFFVTSNNLIRNNWKKILISFIIGCLISSLICLSNAFYKSIFIHNNSIIFEPVINGYNNFCFILMSIFHNPTYYSMYLVFSIIIIISYFINKKIRPEKKYQYFLIFVFCVLIIMIYLSSSRAGIINAFIVLFSSLIIYLIRYKNYLKSILLFICIVLFANYSIINNSRLKFLPNKIVNNTNIIINEIKSKPDKDINIAIVDSINNANFPNIKISNKKKDVRLLIWDVSVNLIKNNFFTGVGTGDVKDELILMYQNYEVGLAEKNDLNCHNQYLETFVRLGVIGFILLLLILILPFIRAIKEKNYINLFFLIIISIHFIFESMLNTLAGVVFFSFFYSLLILLPQQNKLK; encoded by the coding sequence ATGCAAATAACATATAAAAAAATATTAATAGAAAAAATAAATTACTATATAGTATTACTACTTGCATTCTGGTTGCCTTTATATAAGCCAGCTATACCTTATATTATTGCAGCACTACTAGTAAGTTGGATATTAGAAGGTGGTTTTAAACAAAAATTTTCAAATGTTAAATGGAATAAAAATCTGATAATTTTCATATTATTTTATTTAATTCATTTAATAGGATTATTATATTCAAAAAATTTCAATTCCGGACTTTTTGATGTTCAGCTTAAATTATCCCTGATTATTTTCCCTGTTTTTTTTGTTACTTCAAATAATTTAATAAGAAATAATTGGAAAAAAATATTAATTAGTTTTATTATCGGTTGTTTAATATCTTCTTTAATTTGTCTAAGCAATGCTTTTTATAAATCAATATTTATTCATAATAATTCAATAATTTTTGAACCTGTTATAAATGGCTATAATAATTTTTGTTTCATTTTAATGTCGATTTTTCATAATCCTACATATTATTCAATGTATCTTGTTTTTTCTATTATTATTATTATAAGTTATTTTATAAATAAAAAGATACGACCTGAAAAAAAATATCAATATTTTTTAATTTTTGTTTTTTGTGTTTTAATAATAATGATTTATTTATCTTCTTCAAGGGCTGGGATTATTAATGCTTTTATTGTATTATTTAGTAGTTTAATTATTTATTTAATAAGATATAAAAATTATTTAAAGAGTATATTATTATTTATTTGTATTGTTTTATTTGCAAATTATTCTATAATAAATAATTCACGTCTAAAATTTCTTCCAAATAAAATTGTTAATAATACAAATATCATTATCAATGAAATAAAATCTAAACCGGATAAAGATATTAATATAGCAATTGTTGATTCAATTAATAATGCTAATTTCCCGAATATTAAAATTTCCAATAAGAAAAAAGATGTAAGATTATTAATCTGGGATGTTTCTGTAAATTTGATAAAGAATAATTTTTTTACAGGAGTTGGAACAGGTGATGTAAAAGATGAATTAATATTAATGTATCAAAACTATGAAGTAGGATTAGCTGAAAAAAATGATTTAAATTGTCATAACCAATATTTAGAAACTTTTGTAAGACTTGGTGTTATTGGATTTATATTATTGTTATTAATATTGATTTTGCCTTTTATTAGAGCTATAAAAGAAAAAAATTATATTAATTTATTTTTTCTTATAATAATATCAATACATTTTATTTTTGAATCTATGTTAAATACTCTTGCCGGTGTTGTTTTCTTTTCGTTTTTTTATAGCTTGTTAATTCTCCTGCCGCAACAAAATAAATTAAAGTAA